GCGGCAGACGCCGGCGAAGGCGCGCAGATCTTTGCGAAAACTCTCCGCGCCAGGCGCCACGGTGTGCACGGTGGTGAGCGAGTACGGGATGCCGTACTGCGTGAGCACGTTGCACACCGACATCTTGCCGCAGAACGCGTCGCGCCGGTTGGCGATCAGCATCTGCTTGGGGTCGTCGGCGGCGGCGTGCACCAGCACCGGCACGTTCAGCCCGGCCAGGCGCAGCGTCTCGGCCACGCCACGCTCGTCGCCGAAGTTGGGCAGGGTCACGATCACGCCGGCGATCCGGTCGCGGTGCTTCCTGAACAACGCCGCGCAGGCCTTGGCTTCGTCCCGGCTCTCCACGGCGCCGTACCGCGTGTCGTCCACGCCGAGCGCGACGACGTCGAAGCCCTCGTCCTTCAACACCGCCAACATCTGGTCGCGCCCTTCACGCGCCAGGTGCCCGGGAAAGAAGCCGCGGTTGCCCACGAGCAACCCCACGGTGACGCGTTTGGCGGGCGCCGGCCGTTTGGCGGCGGCACGGGGCGCGGGGGACGGCTTCCGCGCCGCTTGGGCGGCGCGCTTCCTGGACTGGATCTGATGGAGCGTCATGGGTAGCTCGGACGGTGAAAGCGTGTAGAGATTACGGGCCGAACGTGGGGCCGGGAAGAGCGCCGCCGCGCGTTGACACTGTTCCGGACGCGCCGTAACGTTGCTCACGTTTCCGCCTGCAGCCCTCACCGTAATGGAAGTGCCGCCCGAACACCAACCCGCCCAGGCCGCGCCCTCCGCTTCTCCGAATCCACCCGCCGCACCCGGCGCGTCCTCCACGCAGTCCGCGGGCCGTTCGTGGCTCCGTTCCCTCCTCCGATCGCCGCAGCTCGGCCTGCTCGGCGTGCTGGTGGCGCTGAGCGTGGTCCTCACGCTCACCGCCGGTTCGCACGTCGATGCGCTGACCGGCCGGACCGTCAACAATTTCCTGAACAAGTACACGCTGCTCCAGATGGCCACCGACGCCAGCGGATTCGCGATCATGGGCGTCGGCGCCACCATCGTCATCATCGCCGGCGGCATCGACCTCTCGGTGGGCGCCGTGTATGCGCTCTCCGGCGTCACCATGGCGATGGTGCTCCGCGCCGCCGGCCCGATGGGCCCCGTGGCGACGGTCGCCCTGGGGCTCGCCACCTGCATCGGCGTGAGCCTGATCTGCGGACTCGCCAACGGCATCATGGTGATCGGGCTGGGCGTGCACTCGTTCATCATCACGCTGGGCACGATGTGGATCCTGCGCGGCCTCGCGTTCGTCACGAGCCATGCCGAGAGCATCATCCTGCCGGGCCGCCTCACCAACGTCGTGCGGGCCCAGATGGGACTGGCCGAGGGACTCTACCCCGTGCCGATGCTGGTCATGTTCGTGGTCACCGCCCTCGGCGCGGTCTATCTGTCGCGCACGGTCATGGGCCGCCATGTGTTCGCCGTCGGGGGCAATCCCGAAGCCAGCCGGTACGCCGGCCTCAACGTCAAGCGCGTCACGCTCGGCGTGTTCGTCCTCTCGGGTCTCACGGCGGGCATCGCCGCCTTCCTTGGCGCCGGCTATTATGGATCGTCCACCTCGTCCGACGCCAACGGGTACGAGTTGTACGTGATCGCGTCGGCCGTGGTCGGCGGCGCCAGCCTGTCGGGCGGCAAGGGCAGCGCGGTGAGCGCCATGCTCGGCGCCATGCTGATCGTCGTCATCCGGCAGGCCATCCGCACCCTGCACCTGGATCAGAACTATGAATGGATCATCGTCGGCACGGCGATGATTCTCGCGGTCGTCATCGATCAGAGCGGCACCCGGCTGATGTCGCGCCGTCTGGCCGCGGGTCGCGAATCGTCGTCGTCGTCCTAGCCGCCCCACTCCCGGAGTCCCGATGTCGCGTGCGTCTCGAATTGCCCGTCTCGCTCCCGTTGCGCTGATCGCCTGGGCCGCCGCATGCGGCGGCGGCAACAAGACCGCGGCCGGCGGCAGCACCGCCGCTTCGGCGGCGGCCGGCGCGCTCCCCAAGACGTTCACGATCGCCATGATCGCCAAGAGCTCCACCAATCCGGTGTTCCTCTCCGGACGCGTCGGCGCCGAGACGGCGGCGGCCGAACAGAGCAAGAAGCTCGGCATCAAGATCAGCATCGACTGGCTCACGCCGCCCACCGAGGACGCGCAGGTCCAGGCCCAGCGCGTGTCCCAGGCCGTGGACGCCGGCGACAACGCCATCCTCATGTCCACCAGCGACGCCAACAAAGTCACCGACGCGATCAACTCGGCGGTGGATCGCGGCGTGCCGGTGATGATGTTCGACAGCGACGCCCCCAACTCCACGCGCTTCTCGTTCTCCGGGGGCGACGACAACGCCATCGGCCGCCAGGTGATGGACGAGCTCGCCAAGCAGATGAATGGCAAGGGCAACATCGCGATTCTCGCCGGCAACCAGAACGCCCCCAACCTGCAGCAGCGCGTGCAGGGAGTGAAGGACGCCGCCGCGAAGTACCCCGGCATCAAGATCCTCAACACGTTCTACCATGCGGAGACGCCGCAGGACGCCGCCGCCGAGGTGATGCGGGCCATGAACGCCTACCCCAACATCCAGGGGTGGGCGATGATCGGCGGCTGGGCATTGTGGACC
The Gemmatimonadaceae bacterium genome window above contains:
- a CDS encoding ABC transporter permease → MEVPPEHQPAQAAPSASPNPPAAPGASSTQSAGRSWLRSLLRSPQLGLLGVLVALSVVLTLTAGSHVDALTGRTVNNFLNKYTLLQMATDASGFAIMGVGATIVIIAGGIDLSVGAVYALSGVTMAMVLRAAGPMGPVATVALGLATCIGVSLICGLANGIMVIGLGVHSFIITLGTMWILRGLAFVTSHAESIILPGRLTNVVRAQMGLAEGLYPVPMLVMFVVTALGAVYLSRTVMGRHVFAVGGNPEASRYAGLNVKRVTLGVFVLSGLTAGIAAFLGAGYYGSSTSSDANGYELYVIASAVVGGASLSGGKGSAVSAMLGAMLIVVIRQAIRTLHLDQNYEWIIVGTAMILAVVIDQSGTRLMSRRLAAGRESSSSS
- a CDS encoding substrate-binding domain-containing protein; protein product: MSRASRIARLAPVALIAWAAACGGGNKTAAGGSTAASAAAGALPKTFTIAMIAKSSTNPVFLSGRVGAETAAAEQSKKLGIKISIDWLTPPTEDAQVQAQRVSQAVDAGDNAILMSTSDANKVTDAINSAVDRGVPVMMFDSDAPNSTRFSFSGGDDNAIGRQVMDELAKQMNGKGNIAILAGNQNAPNLQQRVQGVKDAAAKYPGIKILNTFYHAETPQDAAAEVMRAMNAYPNIQGWAMIGGWALWTKALLTTLDPSKIKVVSVDALPQQLAYITKGIAPVLLAQPTYDWGYVSVNTIVDHVLLHKDVPAHVQMNLIRVTKDNLGTYARQLKAWGFTDVDSSYLALPH